TCGAGGGTGGGCAGCTTCTTCACGAAGGTGTGCAGGTCCACCAGCTGCTTCTCCAGGAACAGGAGGTACGTGGCGGGCGCGCCCTTGAGCACCACCTTGCCGTCCACGCGCACGTCCGCCCGGGCGTGGCAGTTGGTGAGGTCCTTGGTGGCGGTGACGTCGAAGAGCCGGGAGAGGATTTCCTTCGTCTTCTTCAAGACGTCGTCCGTGCGCACCTGCACGCGCGTGGACTCGGGAGGGAAGCGCTCACCTTCCTCGTCACGGGGCTGGTACGTCCGGGAGATTCCGTTGAGCAGCGCGGGTTTCTGGAGGTCGTGATGGGCCTGGGTCAGCTCCTGCAGGGAGCGATTCTTGACGCCCTTCTCGACGGCGATGATCTGGTTCAGCTTGGGCATGGGCTCGTTCTTCGTCTCGTTCGTTCGGGGCCTGTCGACGCGAGGGCACGCGCGCGACTGACACCTCGAACGAGGCGAACGGCCTCAGTCCGGTCGCCCGTAACCCAGCAGGGTGTCTCCATCGAACTCCGCCACCCACCCGGCGGGGAGCGCCAGCGCGGACAGGAGCGCCGCGCGGCGTCGCAGCAGGGCATGGACGGGGAAGGTGTCGAACGGCGTATCCCCCGGAGTCCCCGGCGGGAGCACCAGCCAGCCGGAGTCCGTTCCCTCGGGGGCCCGGACCCGCGCCAGGGCGACGCGAGGGCTGTCGGCCCACCCGGGGAGCGCGGTGAACGTGTCCGAGTAGCGGGGGAACACCGGGTCCACGCCCACCGTCTGCGTGGTCTCCAGCATCCGGCCCTGGACCCTCAGCGTCACGGTGATGTCGTCACGCCAGTCCTTCATCGGATCGCCATCGAAGTCGGGCTCGGTCACCACCAGCGAGTCGCCGCGAGGGTCCAGCCGCAGGGAGGACCAGCCGAAGCGCAGCGTGCGGCCCGGGATGAGTCCTCCCGGGGGCAGGCGCCCCAGCACCTCCAGCACCCACTCGCCCTGTTCCTCCGCGTCGTCTTCACACATGAGGACCACGTGCACTCCGTGCAGGTGGCGCTCGAGTCGCAGCTCGCCCATCGCCGTGCCTCCTCGTCCCGCCTTCTACATAGGAACGGGAGGCCCGGTCACCGGAGACCTCCGCGCGAGTGTCGGGACGTGGCCTGGGTCAGCACCCCTGGAAGCGAGGCGCCCTCCGGGCCGCCGCGGCGGCGAGCCCCTCGCCCAGGTCCGCGCTGCCGTAGCTCTCCGCCTGGAGTCGGGCCTCTTCCTCGAGCGCGCGCCGGAGCCCCTCGCGGTCCGCGGTCAGGCGGCCCTTCAGGCCCCGCGTCGCCAGCGGCGCGTTCGCGGCCATGGTCGTCGCCAGGGCGCGAGCACGGGACTGGACCTCCGAGGCGGGCGTCGCCTCGAGCGCGAGTCCGAGCCGGACCGCCTCGCGCCCATCGAAGCGGCGCCCGGTGAGCAACAGCTCCGCCGCGCGCTGGGCCCCCGTCCTCCAGGGCACCAACCACGTCGCGCCCATCCCCGGGTGCAGCCCCAGTTGGACGAAGTTGAGCGCCAGCTTCGCGTCCTCGGCGACGATGCACACGTCGCACGCGAGCGCGACGCACAACCCCGCGCCAATCGCCGCGCCTTCCACGGCGGCCACGGTGGGGAAGGGCAGGTCGAGGACGCTGAGGTAGCGCGAGTAGAACTCGAGCATGAACACGCGCGCGTCCTCGAAGGAGGACTGCCGCAGCCGCTCCAGCATCTGGAGGTCACCCCCGGCGGTGAATGCGCCCCCGGCGCCCGTGAGCACCACCGCGCGCACGTCGTCGCGCGCCCGCAGCTCCTCGACACGCGCCCGGAGCGCGATGCCCAGCTCGGGCGTCATCGCGTTGCGACGGGGGGCGTCGTCCAGCGTGAGGGTGGCGACGTGTGCTTCGACTTCGAGGAGGACGCCCGGGGCCCGCGTGGTCATGCGCGGCAGTCTATTCACTCCCGTCCGCCGTCGCGCGAGGAGATGGGGAGTTCACGCGGCGTGGCGCCGGCCCTCACTGGAGCGTCAGCGTGAGCGAGTCCCCCGGCTTGACGTTCAGCTCCTGCTCGGTCTCGTAGCGCCGTTCGCTGCCGATGCCCTCGTCGCCGAACGTGCCGATGACCTCGAAGGCGAAGCCCAGGCGCTCCGCGTCGGACAGGAGGGTGTGGGGGATGACGAAGGTGCGCGTCGTCATCCCCGGCACGGTGCCCAGCCGGAGCTTGCGGGTGGGGCTGCGGACGAAGAGGTTGACGTCCACCTTCTTGAAGCTGCGCACCTCCACCGTCGTCTCGGGCGGCGGCGGCGTGTCGCCTTGTTGCGCCGCGCGCGCCCCCCCGCACGCGAGGGTGAGACCCAGCCACGACACGAGCAGGAGCAGGAGCGGGCGTCGGCGCATGAGACCTCCGGACAACGGGTGCGAGTCCACGGCTGGGGAGGGGCGACGGGCGGGGATCGCCGTCGGACCGCCCGCTCCTCCCCGCCCTAGCTCCGGGGAGCCAGGGGCTCGTCGGTGCGCAGGGACTGGTTGGCGATGCCGGACATGCTCTCCGCCAGCGCCTGCACGGAGCGCGTGGCCTCCTGCGTCTCCTGGACCGTCTTCAGCGTGCGCTGCATCTGGCCCGACAGCTCCTGGATGGCCATGGCCATCTGCTGCGTGCCCGCGTCCTGGGCGCTGACCGCGGCGGTGATCTGCCGCATGCTCGCGCTGGAGTCGCCGATGATGATGGCCAGCTGCTGGAACTGGGCGCTGGAGGTCCGCACCGCGTCCAGGCTCAGCCGCACCCGCTCGTCGCCCTTCTCGCTGGACTGGGCCGCCTCGCGCATGCTCGCGCTCACGCCGTTGAGCACCTCGCGGATGCGGTGCGTGGCGCGGATGGACTGGTCCGCCAGGCCGCGCATCTCCCGCGCCACCACGCCGAAGCCCCGGCCGCTCTCGCCGCTGCGCGCCGCCTCGATGGCCGCGTTGATGGCCAGCATGTTGGACTGGTCCGCCAGGTCCTTCACCGAATCGACGATGCCGGACACCTCGCGCGTGCGCTCGTCGAGCGCGAGGATCTTCCGGGCCATCTCCGACACCTCCGTGCGGATGGCGGCTAGGTCCGACAGCGTGCGCTCCAGCGCCGCCGTGCCCTCGCGGCCCACCTGCTCGGCGCTCTCCGCGGACGCGGCCAGCGAGCTGGCCTTCTCCGCCGTCATCTGCGACGAGCGGCGGATCTCCTTCACCGTCTGCTCGGCCTCCTGGAGCGCCGCCGCCTGACGGCTGACGCCCTCGGTCTGCTGGTCGCTGGTGGAGCGCAGCTGCTGGACCACCGTGGCCAGCTCACCCGCGCCCGTGCCCATGCGCTCGGCCAGGTTGCGCACCTCCTGCTGCCGCTCCTCCAGCTTGTGCGTGTACGCCTCCAGCGACCGCACCACCTGGATGGAGCGCCGCGCGACGATGCCCAGCAGCGACAGCGTCAGCGCCAGGTAGCCCCAGTGCGTGACGTTGCCGAAGTTGGTGCTGATGACGCCGATGACCGGCAGCACCGTCATGAAGGTGAAGAAGATGAGGCCGCTCAGGCCGATGATGAACAGCCGCGCGTCCGGGTTGCCGCGCCACGCCTCGATGCTCGCGATGACCAGGCACACCACCATGAGGCTCAGGGTGAGCGGCAGGAACGGAACCATGAGGCGCTGGCCCGTGCCCAGGTCCACGATGGAGATGAACGCGCACAGCCCGGACATGGCGGAGAAGCCCATGGCCCCCAGCCGGAACCAGCGGCGCTCGTTGTTGAGGATGGCGTCCGACACGAACTCGATGAGCCCCGCCACCAGCAGGAACACGCCCAATAGCGTGCCGCGCGTCCCGATGAGCGAGGCGTTCCACAGCGCCTCCGGCATGCCGCTCAGGCCCTGCATGATGAGGCCGCCGCTGGCGGTGAAGACCGCCAGGCCCGCGAGCATCCGCCGCCGCCAGTGCAGCAGGAACGCCCCGCCCGCTCCCACCGCCACCGAGAGCAGGAGGATGGCCAGCACGAAGGGCGTCTGCCCGTCCCGGGCCACGCTCGCCAGCAGCTCCGCCCGCGAGCCGATTCGCGCGTACTGGAAGATGCCGATGTTGGGGTTGCTCGACTGCAGGCGCAGCAGCAGGCGCGAACCCAGCGCCTCGGGCGGCACCGGGATCAGGTGCCACGTCATGTTGTGGGAGATCTCCCAGCCATCCGGGTTCAGCACGCCGCTCGTGTAGACGCGCTTGCCATTCGAGTAGAC
The genomic region above belongs to Myxococcus stipitatus and contains:
- a CDS encoding enoyl-CoA hydratase/isomerase family protein → MTTRAPGVLLEVEAHVATLTLDDAPRRNAMTPELGIALRARVEELRARDDVRAVVLTGAGGAFTAGGDLQMLERLRQSSFEDARVFMLEFYSRYLSVLDLPFPTVAAVEGAAIGAGLCVALACDVCIVAEDAKLALNFVQLGLHPGMGATWLVPWRTGAQRAAELLLTGRRFDGREAVRLGLALEATPASEVQSRARALATTMAANAPLATRGLKGRLTADREGLRRALEEEARLQAESYGSADLGEGLAAAAARRAPRFQGC
- a CDS encoding methyl-accepting chemotaxis protein → MAAFPPIPTLLDSPVPLPGARARASRLASLGCALLLVLAVAPEARADTNTAPVPVSEGWRYRWGDSPAGAGGIPLWAQDPSATAEWKEVEALKEPPGKNGNKFLWLSVPLPDGPWAEPALLVGEVTNAIEVYSNGKRVYTSGVLNPDGWEISHNMTWHLIPVPPEALGSRLLLRLQSSNPNIGIFQYARIGSRAELLASVARDGQTPFVLAILLLSVAVGAGGAFLLHWRRRMLAGLAVFTASGGLIMQGLSGMPEALWNASLIGTRGTLLGVFLLVAGLIEFVSDAILNNERRWFRLGAMGFSAMSGLCAFISIVDLGTGQRLMVPFLPLTLSLMVVCLVIASIEAWRGNPDARLFIIGLSGLIFFTFMTVLPVIGVISTNFGNVTHWGYLALTLSLLGIVARRSIQVVRSLEAYTHKLEERQQEVRNLAERMGTGAGELATVVQQLRSTSDQQTEGVSRQAAALQEAEQTVKEIRRSSQMTAEKASSLAASAESAEQVGREGTAALERTLSDLAAIRTEVSEMARKILALDERTREVSGIVDSVKDLADQSNMLAINAAIEAARSGESGRGFGVVAREMRGLADQSIRATHRIREVLNGVSASMREAAQSSEKGDERVRLSLDAVRTSSAQFQQLAIIIGDSSASMRQITAAVSAQDAGTQQMAMAIQELSGQMQRTLKTVQETQEATRSVQALAESMSGIANQSLRTDEPLAPRS